A region from the Vicia villosa cultivar HV-30 ecotype Madison, WI linkage group LG3, Vvil1.0, whole genome shotgun sequence genome encodes:
- the LOC131659230 gene encoding uncharacterized protein LOC131659230 yields MSKIDIFLLSDSFIDNCKVAGQIIGGRDISDHAPIWIKDNRKDWGPKAFKFNNSWLKHKDFNKFVEEEWSKIQAKGKGKISEEVVRKRAKVVEYLRVNLNKKEGLLRLKSRKLWLSEGDRNSRVFHNSLGSRKGRNSLCSLDSKRGRLEEVAEIKDFIFEHFNRFFKEAEVCRPEPKDLGLTTLSSSERMELDNPFFELEVKEAI; encoded by the exons ATGAGTAAGATTGATATATTCTTGCTTTCGGATAGCTTCATTGATAATTGCAAAGTAGCAGGGCAAATCATAGGTGGGAGAGACATATCCGATCACGCGCCGATTTGGATTAAAGATAATAGGAAGGATTGGGGTCCCAAAGCATTTAAGTTCAACAATTCTTGGTTGAAACATAAAGACTTCAATAAATTCGTAGAGGAGGAGTGGTCAAAGATTCAAGCGAAAGGGAAGG GTAAAATTTCGGAGGAGGTGGTTAGAAAGAGGGCTAAGGTGGTGGAATATTTAAGGGTTAATCTCAATAAGAAAGAAGGTTTGCTTCGTTTAAAGTCTAGGAAACTTTGGCTTTCCGAAGGAGACCGCAACTCTCGTGTTTTCCATAACTCCTTAGGAAGTAGAAAAGGAAGAAACTCGTTGTGTTCTCTTGATTCCAAGAGGGGTAGATTGGAGGAGGTTGCTGAAATTAAAGACTTTATTTTTGAGCACTTCAACCGCTTCTTCAAGGAGGCGGAGGTGTGTAGGCCGGAACCAAAGGATCTTGGTTTGACTACTTTGTCTAGTTCAGAAAGAATGGAGTTAGATAATCCATTTTTTGAGTTGGAAGTGAAGGAGGCCATTTAG
- the LOC131656826 gene encoding non-specific lipid-transfer protein-like, translating into MSEKNYVSLFVSSVVVLGLLMTTLKANQIDDISCVTAIWYVMPCVPYLKDSAPGTPSSSCCAGVNNLLQKADTTQVRRNVCQCLKDASSKFGADSQKSKQLPQLCNITVSFPFDPKVDCNSIP; encoded by the exons ATGTCAGAGAAGAATTATGTTTCTCTCTTTGTGTCTTCAGTTGTTGTTTTAGGGTTGTTAATGACAACATTGAAAGCAAACCAAATTGATGACATCTCATGCGTTACAGCTATATGGTACGTGATGCCATGTGTTCCTTATTTGAAGGATTCTGCACCAGGAACACCATCTAGTAGTTGTTGTGCAGGAGTAAATAATCTATTACAAAAGGCTGATACAACTCAAGTTCGAAGAAATGTATGTCAATGTCTCAAAGATGCTTCATCAAAATTTGGAGCTGATTCTCAGAAATCTAAACAACTCCCACAGCTTTGTAACATTACTGTGTCATTTCCCTTTGATCCTAAAGTTGATTGCAACTC GATTCCATGA